One Aegilops tauschii subsp. strangulata cultivar AL8/78 chromosome 7, Aet v6.0, whole genome shotgun sequence genomic window carries:
- the LOC120968805 gene encoding uncharacterized protein: protein MVLPGRFNSDPYVAQGNKFPVTAKERRHHLAMVQIGNHASWCKYEAIRYDRAYCSYRNLATLKSREHVDNFLILCVCRYLFKQAHPSVSKKHFFFSYVGETILRGTDVDIVGNAFTGANSAFPMWRSDLLFFPIGQENHWFTFVVCLKERAFAFLDSLYGAKNQFHLGIRDKLVIIFMCCCTHYYSILSI from the exons ATGGTTTTACCAGGTAGATTTAACTCGGATCCTTATGTTGCTCAGGGTAACAAGTTTCCTGTTACTGCTAAAGAAAGGCGACACCACCTCGCAATGGTGCAAATTGGAAATCATGCAAGTTGGTGCAA GTATGAAGCAATTCGATATGACCGAGCCTACTGTAGCTATCGTAATCTTGCAACTTTGAAGTCAAGAGAACATGTGGATAATTTCTTGATTTTGTGCGTTTGTCGTTATCTGTTCAAACAAGCTCACCCGTCAGTATCAAAGAAACATTTCTTTTTCTCTTATGTCGGG GAAACCATCCTGAGAGGCACTGATGTTGATATTGTAGGCAACGCTTTTACTGGTGCTAACAGTGCTTTCCCAATGTGGAGAAGTGATCTG TTATTCTTTCCCATTGGACAGGAGAACCATTGGTTTACCTTTGTTGTTTGCTTGAAGGAGAGGGCTTTTGCATTTCTTGATTCTCTGTACGGGGCAAAGAATCAATTTCATCTGGGAATCCGTGACAAATTGGTAATCATTTTCATGTGTTGTTGCACTCATTATTATTCCATCCTTTCAATCTAG